The sequence GGGCACGGCATCGGCCCATGGCCCCCCGGCACCCCGCGCTCCCCGGCACCCCGCAACAGCCGCTCCCGCCCGCGCCCCCTCCCCCGGCCACCTCACCCCCACAAAGGGCTGAAAAGCGCTGCTTCACCCGTTCGGCGGCGGTGCGGGCCGCCCTGTGCCCTTGTGGGATGCCGAGGGCTGGTCTTGGCTTGAGGCTTCGCACAGGGACTTGTACGGGAACTTGTGAGGGCCCGAGCGGAGGACGCGATGCCGGACGAGGTGGCCGTGAGCGGGGCCGAGCTGGAGGCCCTGGTACGCGGCGTCTGTTTCAAGACCGGGCCGCCGCGTGCGGTCGGGGTCGAGGTGGAGTGGCTGGTGCACGCGCCCGAGCGGCCCGGTCACGTCCTGAGCGCCGCGGAGTACGAAAAGGCGCTCGCCGCCGTGCGGGCCCTGCGGCTCTCCGCGCCGCTCACCGTGGAACCCGGCGGGCAACTGGAACTCAGCTCACTGCCCGCCCCCTCGCTCGGCGCCTGCTGGGAGGCGATGCGCGAGGATCTCGCCGCCGTACGGGTGGCCCTCGCCCCGCTCGGGCTCGCCCTCACCGGCACGGCCACCGATCCCTGGCGCGCCCCGCTGCGGCGGCTGCGCGAGCCCCGGTACGAGGCGATGGAGCGGGTGCTCGACCGCACCGGCTCGTCGGGGCGGGCGATGATGTGCTGCTCCGCCTCGGTGCAGGTGTGCGTGGACGCGGGGCTCCCCGGCCCCGGTCCGCTGGGCTTCGAGCGCCGCTGGCGCCTGGCCCACCTGCTCGGCCCCGTCCTCGTCGCGGCCTTCGCCAATTCCCCCTTCCTCGCCGGGCGCGCCACCGGCTGGCGCTCGACGCGGCAGGCGCTGTGGGCGGCGATCGAACCGGGCCGCACGGCGGCACCCCCGCTCGGCACGGACGCGCGGACGGCGTGGAGCCGGCACGTCCTGGACACCCCGGTCATGTGCGTACGGGCCGACGAGGGCCCCTGGCCCCTGCCCGAGGGGCTCACGCTGCGCGCGTGGGCGCGCGAGGGCGTACGGGCGGAGGGGGCCGGGCGGGCGCCCGTCGCGGCCGATCTCGACTACCACGTCTCGACGCTCTTCCCGCCGGTGCGGGCGCGCGGGCACCTGGAGCTGCGGATGATCGACGCGCAGCCGGGCGAGGACGGCTGGGCGGTGCCGCTCGCCGTGGTCGGCGCGCTCTTCGACGACGAGGAGGCGGCCGAGGCCGCGTACCGGGCGGTCGCGCCGCTCTCGGCGCGGCTCGGCGAGGTACCGCCACCGCGCTCGCCGCTGTGGCTCACCGCGGCGCGCGACGGGCTCACGGACCCCGGTCTCGCGGGGGCGGCGCGCGCGTGCTTCGAGGCCGCGGCCGGGGCGCTGGACCGGCTCGGCGCGCCGTCCGCGCTGCGCGCCCTCGTCGCCGGTTTCACCGAGCGGTACGTGGCGCGGGGCCGCTGCCCCGCCGACGACCTGCTCGCCCATCCCTTCGACTCGCTCGCCGAAGCGCCGGGCCTGTGGGGCACGACGGCCCCGCGCGGCAGGAAGGACGTGGTGTCATGACCGCTGTACAGGAACCCGGCCAGGACGCGGAGGCGCTGCGCGACCTCGCCCTGCGCAGCCTGAGCGCCGCCCGCGCCCGTACCGCGCTGCTCACCGACGCGGTGGACGAGCCGGACCTCGTGGCGCAGCACTCGCCGCTCATGTCGCCGCTCGTGTGGGACCTCGCGCACATCGGCAACCAGGAGGAGCTGTGGCTGCTGCGCGCGGTCGCGGGGCGGGACGCGATGCGGCCGGACATCGACCCGCTGTACGACGCCTTCGAGCACCCGCGCGCCGAGCGGCCGTCGCTGCCGCTGCTGCCGCCCGGGGAGGCGCGGCGGTACGCGGCCGAGGTGCGCGGGCGGGTCTTCGATCTGCTCGAGGGGGCGCGGTTCGGCGGCGGGGACTTCGGCGCGGGGCTCACGGAGGCGGGTTTCGCCTTCGGCATGGTGGCCCAGCACGAGCAGCAGCACGACGAGACGATGCTCATCACGCACCAGCTCCGCTCGGGCCCCCCGGTGCTCCGGGCGCCCGACCCCGCCCCGGCGGACGCGAGCGGCGTACCCGCCGAAGTCCTCGTCCCGGGCGGTGAGTTCACGATGGGCACGTCCACGGAACCGTGGGCGCTCGACAACGAACGCCCCGCGCACCGGCGGAACGTCCCCTCCTTCTGGCTCGACACGACGCCCGTCACGTGCGGGCGGTACGCCGCGTTCCTCGCGGACGGCGGCTACGAGGAGCGGCGCTGGTGGCACCCCGAGGGGTGGCGGTTCGTGCGCGCACAGAACCTGCGCGCGCCGCTGTTCTGGCGGCGCGAGGGCAGTACGTGGCTGCGGCGGCGCTTCGGGCACGTCGAGCCGGTGCGGGACGAGGAGCCCGTCGTGCACGTGAGCTGGTACGAGGCGGACGCGTTCGCGCGCTGGGCAGGGCGCAGGCTGCCCACGGAGGCCGAGTGGGAGAAGGCGGCCCGGCACGACCCGGCGACCGGGCGGGCGCGGCGCTTCCCGTGGGGCGACGGGGCGCCGGGCCCCCGGCACGCCAACCTCGGTCAGCGGCACCTGCGCCCGGCCCCGGCGGGCAGCTACCCGGAGGGCGAGTCGCCCTACGGTGTGCGGCAGTTGATCGGGGACGTGTGGGAGTGGACGGCGAGCGACTTCCTGCCGTACCCGGGCTTCGTGACGTACCCGTACAAGGAGTACTCGGAGGTGTTCTTCGGCCCGGAGTACAAGGTGCTGCGCGGGGGTTCCTTCGGCGCGGACGAGGTCGCCGTGCGCGGTACCTTCCGCAACTGGGACTACCCGGTCCGGCGGCAGATCTTCGCGGGCTTCCGCACCGCGCGCGACGCCGCTCCCGGCGAGGGCTCCTGATGTGCCGGCACGTGGCGGTGCTGAGCGAGGCGCCCGAGGCGCTCGGCACCCGGCTTCTCCTCCCGCCGCACGGGCTGCACCGGCAGTCCTGGGCGCCGCGCGCGCAGCGGCACGGGACGGTCAACGCCGATGGTTTCGGGGTGGGTTGGTACGCGGACGGTGATCCGGTCCCGGCCCGCTACCGGCGGCCGGGACCGCTGTGGGGCGACCCCGGGGTGCGGGATCTGTGCCGCGTCGTGCGGAGCCGGGCGCTGCTCGCCGCCGTACGGGACGCGACGGAGCCCGGACCGGACGACGAGGCGGCGAGCGCGCCGTACACGGCGGGACGCTGGCTCTTCAGCCACAACGGCGCGGTGCCGGGCTGGCCGGAGAGTCTCACGCCGCTCGTCCCCGGGCTGCCCGCGCGGCTGCTGCTCGGCCTGGAGGCGCGCTGCGACGCCGCGTTCGTGTGGGCGCTCGTGCGGCGGCGGCTCGATGCCGGGGCACCGCCGGGGGAAGCCCTCGCGGAGACCGTCACGGAGGTCGCCGAGGCCGCGCCGGGGGCGCGGCTCAACCTCCTCATGACGGACGGGGAGCGGATCGTCGCGACCGCGTGGGGCGACACGCTCACGTACCTGCGCGCGCCCGGACTCGTGGTGGTCGCCTCGGAGCCGTACGACGACGACCCCGCCTGGCGCACGGTCCCCGACCTGACCCTGCTGGAAGCCGACCGCGCCGACCTCGCCCTGACCCCGCTCAAGGAGCCGACCCAGTGAGCCCGTTCGCCCTGACCCGCACCCTGCCCGTGGACACGACGGGCGAGGCGCTGCGCGCCGACGTCCGCGCCGGACTGACGGCGAAGCCGAAGGAGCTGCCGCCCAAGTGGTTCTACGATGCGCGAGGTTCGCGGCTCTTCGACGAGATCACGACCCTGCCCGAGTACTACCCGACGCGCGCCGAGCGCGAGATCCTGCTCGACCGCGCCGAGGAGATCGCGACCGCTTCCGGGGCCGGGACGCTCATCGAGCTGGGCTCGGGGTCCTCCGACAAGACGCGCCATCTCCTGGACGCCATGCGGGACTTGCGCGCGTACGTGCCCGTGGACGTGAGCGAGAGCGCGTTGCGCGAGGCGGGTGAGGCGCTCGCCGCGCGCCACGAGGGGCTCGACGTCCACGCGCTCGTCGCCGACTTCACCGCTCCGCTCGTCCTTCCCGGGACGCCCGGCCCGCGCCTGCTCGCCTTCCTCGGCGGCACGCTGGGCAACCTCCTGCCCGTCGAACGGGCCGCGTTCCTCGCCTCGTTGCGCGCCGTGCTCGCACCCGGCGACCTCCTGCTCCTCGGCACGGACCTCGTGAAGGACGAGGAGACACTGCTCGCCGCGTACGACGACGCGGCGGGCGTGACGAGCGAGTTCGACAAGAACGTGCTGCACGTCCTCAACCGTGAACTCGGCGCCGACTTCGATCCGGACTCCTTCCGGCACGTCGCCGTGTGGGACGCGGAGCGCGAGTGGATCGAGATGCGGTTGCGGGCGCTGCGCGAGATGACGGTGAAGATCCCGGCGCTCGACCTCACGGTGCCATTCGCGGCGGGCGAGGACCTGCGCACGGAGATCTCGGCGAAGTTCCGCCCCGAGGGATTGCGCGCCGAACTCGCCGCGGCCGGTTTCGCCCCGGCCGAGTGGTGGACGGACCGGGCGGGGCGGTTCGCGCTGTCGCTGTGGGGCGTGTCGGCGGACTGAGCCGAGCACGAGGTCCGATTCCCGCCAGCCATCGCCGCGTCGGCGGTGGAGGCTGGCGGGCATGGACCTCTCCGCACCGCTCGCCCCAGCCCCCCCTTTCGCCCTCCGCTTCCACCCCTTGCCCGCCACCGTCCTCGACCGCGTGCGCGGCACGGGGCGCGACGCGCTGGACCGGCCCGCCGAGCGGCTCTGCGCGGAGGGGGGCGAGCCGCTGCGCTGTTGTCTGCGCGACGCGGTGCCGGGCGAGGGCCTGCTCCTCTTCGGTTTCGCGCCGCCCCTGCCGGAGAGCCCGTACCGCGAGGTGGGCGCGGTCTTCGCGCACGCGGCGCCGTGCCCGCG comes from Streptomyces sp. Tu6071 and encodes:
- the egtA gene encoding ergothioneine biosynthesis glutamate--cysteine ligase EgtA; protein product: MPDEVAVSGAELEALVRGVCFKTGPPRAVGVEVEWLVHAPERPGHVLSAAEYEKALAAVRALRLSAPLTVEPGGQLELSSLPAPSLGACWEAMREDLAAVRVALAPLGLALTGTATDPWRAPLRRLREPRYEAMERVLDRTGSSGRAMMCCSASVQVCVDAGLPGPGPLGFERRWRLAHLLGPVLVAAFANSPFLAGRATGWRSTRQALWAAIEPGRTAAPPLGTDARTAWSRHVLDTPVMCVRADEGPWPLPEGLTLRAWAREGVRAEGAGRAPVAADLDYHVSTLFPPVRARGHLELRMIDAQPGEDGWAVPLAVVGALFDDEEAAEAAYRAVAPLSARLGEVPPPRSPLWLTAARDGLTDPGLAGAARACFEAAAGALDRLGAPSALRALVAGFTERYVARGRCPADDLLAHPFDSLAEAPGLWGTTAPRGRKDVVS
- the egtB gene encoding ergothioneine biosynthesis protein EgtB is translated as MTAVQEPGQDAEALRDLALRSLSAARARTALLTDAVDEPDLVAQHSPLMSPLVWDLAHIGNQEELWLLRAVAGRDAMRPDIDPLYDAFEHPRAERPSLPLLPPGEARRYAAEVRGRVFDLLEGARFGGGDFGAGLTEAGFAFGMVAQHEQQHDETMLITHQLRSGPPVLRAPDPAPADASGVPAEVLVPGGEFTMGTSTEPWALDNERPAHRRNVPSFWLDTTPVTCGRYAAFLADGGYEERRWWHPEGWRFVRAQNLRAPLFWRREGSTWLRRRFGHVEPVRDEEPVVHVSWYEADAFARWAGRRLPTEAEWEKAARHDPATGRARRFPWGDGAPGPRHANLGQRHLRPAPAGSYPEGESPYGVRQLIGDVWEWTASDFLPYPGFVTYPYKEYSEVFFGPEYKVLRGGSFGADEVAVRGTFRNWDYPVRRQIFAGFRTARDAAPGEGS
- the egtC gene encoding ergothioneine biosynthesis protein EgtC, coding for MCRHVAVLSEAPEALGTRLLLPPHGLHRQSWAPRAQRHGTVNADGFGVGWYADGDPVPARYRRPGPLWGDPGVRDLCRVVRSRALLAAVRDATEPGPDDEAASAPYTAGRWLFSHNGAVPGWPESLTPLVPGLPARLLLGLEARCDAAFVWALVRRRLDAGAPPGEALAETVTEVAEAAPGARLNLLMTDGERIVATAWGDTLTYLRAPGLVVVASEPYDDDPAWRTVPDLTLLEADRADLALTPLKEPTQ
- the egtD gene encoding L-histidine N(alpha)-methyltransferase; its protein translation is MSPFALTRTLPVDTTGEALRADVRAGLTAKPKELPPKWFYDARGSRLFDEITTLPEYYPTRAEREILLDRAEEIATASGAGTLIELGSGSSDKTRHLLDAMRDLRAYVPVDVSESALREAGEALAARHEGLDVHALVADFTAPLVLPGTPGPRLLAFLGGTLGNLLPVERAAFLASLRAVLAPGDLLLLGTDLVKDEETLLAAYDDAAGVTSEFDKNVLHVLNRELGADFDPDSFRHVAVWDAEREWIEMRLRALREMTVKIPALDLTVPFAAGEDLRTEISAKFRPEGLRAELAAAGFAPAEWWTDRAGRFALSLWGVSAD
- a CDS encoding DUF1203 domain-containing protein encodes the protein MDLSAPLAPAPPFALRFHPLPATVLDRVRGTGRDALDRPAERLCAEGGEPLRCCLRDAVPGEGLLLFGFAPPLPESPYREVGAVFAHAAPCPRPADPAAYPGDWRGRPQVLRAYDGRGRIHEATRVHDGRDPEAALATLLALPGVARVHSRNVAWGCWMFAVTRG